A genomic window from Salvia hispanica cultivar TCC Black 2014 chromosome 5, UniMelb_Shisp_WGS_1.0, whole genome shotgun sequence includes:
- the LOC125190194 gene encoding SEC1 family transport protein SLY1, whose translation MALNLRQKQTECIIKMLNLNQAVGTVGGTANEEVYKILIYDRFCQDILSPLIHVKDLRKHGITLYFLVDKDRNPVLDVPAVYFLQATPQNVQRIVADASRALYDSFHLNFSSSIPRPLLEDLATGTMNSDSIQRISKVHDQYLEFVTLEDNLFSLANKNCYVQLNDPSAGDKEIEEIIEKIVGGLFCVLATLAVVPVIRCPRGGPAEMVASLLDQRLRDHLLAKNNLFTEGGNFASSFQRPILCLFDRNFELSVAIQHDFRYKPLVHDVLGLRLNRLNVKVEKGGMKSYELDRTDPFWTSNGSLEFPRVAEEIDAQLNKYKKDVEEVNRRTGGDEAQFDGTDLVGNTKHLMNAVNSLPELTERKQVIDKHTNIATALLGEIKGRTLNEFAEKESEMMVRGGIDRNELLGVLKGKGDKMDKLRFAIMFLISTETIPPSEIEAVETALREAEVDTSAFQYVKKIKSLNVSLASANSASRGNIVDWAEKLYGQSIGAVTAGMKNLLSNDHQLALTRTVDALMEGKPNPDIDSYLIFDPRAPKSSMGSSGSQMKGPFKEAIAFMVGGGNYVEYMSLQELVHRQQPPKHVIYGTTEILTGDEFVEQLAVLGRKMGLGSVPPSAGSSNR comes from the exons ATGGCGCTAAATCTCCGGCAGAAGCAAACCG AGTGCATCATTAAGATGCTGAATCTGAACCAGGCTGTGGGCACCGTCGGCGGAACGGCGAACGAGGAGGTCTACAAGATCCTGATCTACGACAGATTCTGCCAggatatactctctccgttgaTCCACGTTAAGGATTTGCGGAAGCACGGAATCACGCTATATTTCCTCGTCGATAAGGATCGGAATCCCGTCCTCGACGTCCCCGCCGTCTACTTCCTCCAGGCGACACCACAGAACGTGCAGCGGATCGTCGCCGACGCATCCAGAGCGCTTTATGACTCCTTCCACCTTAACTTCTCCTCCTCCATACCCCGCCCGCTCCTTGAAGACCTCGCAACCG GAACAATGAATTCCGATTCGATTCAGAGGATCTCCAAGGTGCATGATCAGTATCTGGAATTCGTGACTCTGGAAGATAACTTGTTCTCACTTGCCAATAAGAATTGCTATGTTCAGTTGAACGATCCATCTGCTGGAGATAAAGAGATTGAGGAAATTATTGAAAAGATTGTTGGAGGATTATTCTGTGTTTTGGCGACCCTTGCAGTTGTGCCCGTTATTAGGTGTCCTCGTGGAGGCCCAGCTGAGATGGTAGCATCCTTGCTGGATCAGAGATTGCGTGACCATTTGCTGGCAAAGAACAATTTGTTTACCGAGGGTGGCAACTTTGCCAGCTCATTTCAGAGACCGATTTTGTGTCTCTTTGACAGAAATTTTGAGCTGTCCGTGGCTATACAACATGACTTTAGGTATAAGCCACTTGTTCATGATGTGCTTGGTTTAAGGCTAAATAGGTTGAATGTGAAAGTAGAGAAAGGTGGGATGAAATCATATGAATTGGATCGCACTGACCCATTTTGGACATCAAATGGGTCTCTGGAGTTTCCTAGAGTTGCTGAGGAAATTGATGCACAGTTGAATAAGTACAAGAAAGATGTCGAAGAGGTCAATAGGAGGACAGGCGGCGACGAAGCTCAGTTTGATGGGACAGATCTAGTTGGCAACACAAAGCATCTCATGAATGCAGTTAATTCTCTGCCTGAATTGACTGAGAGGAAGCAAGTCATTGATAAGCATACTAACATCGCTACTGCATTGTTGGGTGAGATTAAGGGGAGGACTCTTAATGAATTTGCAGAGAAGGAGAGCGAAATGATGGTCAGAGGTGGGATTGATCGTAACGAACTTCTTGGTGTGCTCAAAGGCAAAGGGGACAAGATGGACAAGTTACGATTTGCTATCATGTTTCTCATTTCAACAGAAACCATCCCTCCATCAGAAATTGAGGCGGTGGAAACAGCACTTAGGGAGGCTGAGGTTGATACGAGCGCATTTCAGTATGTGAAGAAGATAAAATCATTGAATGTCTCCCTGGCATCAGCTAATTCTGCAAGCAGGGGCAACATTGTTGATTGGGCAGAAAAACTCTATGGGCAGTCAATCGGTGCTGTAACTGCTGGTATGAAAAACTTGCTGTCCAATGATCATCAGTTGGCTCTAACCCGAACAGTTGATGCATTAATGGAGGGAAAACCCAACCCCGACATTGACTCGTATCTGATCTTTGATCCCCGCGCCCCAAAGTCATCCATGGGCTCAAGCGGCAGCCAGATGAAAGGACCATTTAAAGAAGCTATAGCATTCATGGTTGGTGGTGGAAATTATGTGGAGTACATGAGCTTGCAA
- the LOC125187964 gene encoding metal-independent phosphoserine phosphatase: protein MGSGYQSFLRNSYWILRHGKSIPNQTGVIVSSLENGVLEDYQLASDGVDQARAAGELFLKELRENNIGLENVRICYSPFSRTTHTAKVVASVLDIPLEPPQCKVVHDLRERFFGSSFELKSHDKYSEIWDLDAKDPFLQPEGGESVADVVTRLTSALTLIESEFEGCTVLIVSHGDPLQILQTVMNAAKEDGRSEGNDLVSRIEAVRLSSVLSQHRQFALDTAELRRLA, encoded by the exons ATGGGGAGTGGGTACCAATCGTTTCTAAGAAACAGCTATTGGATTCTTAGGCACGGCAAAAGCATTCCAAATCAAACCGGTGTCATTGTTTCGTCTCTG GAAAATGGAGTTCTCGAAGACTATCAACTGGCTTCCGATGGAGTTGATCAGGCTCGTGCAGCTGGAGAATTATTCCTCAAG GAACTGAGAGAAAACAATATCGGCCTGGAAAATGTCCGCATCTGCTATTCACCATTCTCTAGGACTACTCACACAGCAAAAGTGGTTGCTTCTGTTTTAGATATTCCACTTGAACCACCACAGTGCAAG GTAGTACATGATTTACGAGAACGCTTCTTTGGTTCTTCATTCGAGCTGAAGTCtcatgataaa tACTCAGAAATTTGGGACTTGGACGCCAAAGATCCCTTTTTGCAGCCGGAAGGTGGAGAAAGTGTTGCAGATGTTGTCACCAGGCTCACGAGCGCATTGACACTGATTGAGTCAGAGTTCGAAGG GTGCACAGTGCTAATAGTCAGTCACGGTGATCCACTGCAGATTTTGCAGACGGTTATGAATGCAGCTAAGGAAGATGGAAGGAGCGAGGGAAATGACTTAGTCTCAAGAATAGAGGCTGTGCGACTCTCCTCTGTTCTCTCACAGCACCGGCAGTTTGCTCTTGACACCGCAGAACTCCGTAGATTAGCATAG
- the LOC125187963 gene encoding U-box domain-containing protein 15-like encodes MEGEGSKNENKNGVILEGGNGVELVREMVEMIQKVGTYTDFRKTQGKECVNLVRRLKLLTPLLEEIRELHTSISGEAFDHLLDLNKALLASKKLLKTCNSGSKIFLALESEAVMSRFHQVYDKINQALNGVPYEKLGISQEVKEQVELMHMQLKRAKRRTETQDMELAMDMMVVFTRSDERNADDAIIERLAKKLELHTAAELAAESVAVKKLVKAKGKNATHQVVELLEKFKQISGVDENSVLDEPALVRCLEKSKSLLIPHEFLCPISLEIMADPVIIATGQTYERESIQKWLNSGHRTCPKTGQKLNHSTVAPNFALRNLILQWCEKNNYDLPKKEVCDDPDIASSPLAEEISSLIQNLYSSYVDVQRDAIIRIRMLSKESPDSRILIANSGGIPPLVCLLSCADSETQQHIVTALLNLSLDEANKRLIAREGAIPAIIKILRNGTEEAKENSAAALFSLSILEENKVLVGCSNGILPLVDLLRTGTNRGKKDAATALFSLVLNQGNRSRAVKAGIIPPLLHLLEDKTLDMIDEALSILLLIASQAEGRNEIGRLSFVRKLVEIVRDGTPKNKECATAVILELGSHNSSCLLAALQYGVYDHLIEITRSGTTRAQRKANSLLHLMKKNEHIPHIPRK; translated from the exons ATGGAGGGAGAAGGAAGCAAGAATGAGAACAAAAACGGCGTTATCTTGGAGGGTGGAAATGGTGTTGAGCTAGTGAGAGAAATGGTGGAGATGATACAGAAAGTTGGGACATACACTGATTTCAGAAAAACACAGGGGAAAGAGTGTGTCAACCTGGTGAGGAGGTTGAAGCTGCTGACGCCGCTGCTAGAAGAGATAAGGGAGCTCCATACCTCCATTTCTGGTGAGGCATTCGATCACTTGCTTGATTTGAACAAGGCGTTGTTGGCTTCAAAGAAGTTGCTCAAGACCTGCAACTCCGGCAGCAAGATTTTTCTT GCCCTGGAGAGCGAGGCGGTGATGAGCAGATTTCATCAAGTATACGACAAGATTAACCAGGCGCTCAACGGCGTACCTTATGAGAAGCTTGGCATCTCTCAAGAGGTTAAAGAGCAG GTAGAGCTAATGCATATGCAACTCAAAAGAGCCAAAAGGAGGACAGAGACGCAAGATATGGAGCTGGCGATGGACATGATGGTCGTTTTCACAAGAAGTGACGAGCGCAATGCAGATGATGCTATAATAGAAAGATTGGCAAAGAAGCTGGAGCTGCACACCGCTGCAGAGCTCGCAGCAGAAAGCGTGGCTGTGAAGAAGCTTGTGAAGGCCAAAGGAAAGAATGCCACTCATCAAGTTGTAGAGCTTCTGGAAAAATTCAAGCAGATTTCTGGAGTTGATGAAAACAGTGTTCTTGATGAGCCCGCATTAGTTAGATGCCTAGAAAAGAGCAAATCGTTATTAATACCACATGAATTTCTCTGTCCAATCAGTTTGGAAATCATGGCAGATCCTGTAATAATTGCCACTGGACAG ACATATGAACGAGAAAGCATACAGAAGTGGCTGAATTCGGGTCACAGAACGTGCCCAAAGACGGGGCAGAAGTTGAATCACTCGACGGTTGCTCCCAACTTTGCCCTCCGCAATCTTATCCTACAATGGTGCGAGAAGAACAACTACGACTTGCCCAAGAAGGAAGTCTGTGATGACCCTGATATAGCGTCATCTCCACTTGCTGAGGAGATATCTTCGTTGATCCAGAATCTGTATTCGTCATATGTAGACGTGCAGAGAGATGCAATTATCAGGATACGCATGCTGTCTAAAGAGTCTCCAGACAGTAGGATCTTGATTGCCAATAGTGGTGGGATTCCTCCATTGGTTTGTCTCTTATCGTGCGCGGATTCAGAAACACAGCAACACATCGTCACTGCTCTGTTGAACCTATCACTGGATGAGGCGAACAAACGGCTTATAGCTAGAGAAGGAGCTATACCTGCGATTATCAAAATCTTGAGAAATGGAACAGAAGAGGCTAAGGAGAATTCCGCAGCAGCATTGTTCAGTTTGTCGATCCTTGAAGAGAACAAAGTTCTAGTCGGCTGCTCCAATGGAATCCTGCCTCTCGTAGATCTCCTGCGGACTGGGACGAACAGAGGGAAAAAGGATGCTGCAACTGCACTTTTTAGCTTGGTGCTAAATCAAGGTAATAGATCAAGGGCAGTCAAGGCAGGTATCATACCGCCATTGCTGCATCTGCTTGAGGACAAGACTTTGGATATGATTGATGAAGCCCTATCAATTTTATTGCTTATCGCTTCACAAGCTGAAGGAAGGAACGAGATTGGACGTCTGTCCTTTGTGCGGAAACTGGTGGAAATAGTACGAGATGGGACTCCAAAAAACAAGGAATGTGCCACAGCTGTGATACTCGAGTTAGGATCCCACAACTCATCTTGTCTTCTAGCAGCGCTGCAATACGGTGTTTATGACCATTTGATAGAGATTACAAGATCTGGAACGACAAGAGCACAGAGAAAAGCAAATTCACTTTTGCATCTGATGAAAAAGAATGAACACATACCTCACATTCCCAGAAAATAG
- the LOC125187965 gene encoding sorcin-like has product MWQKQFPFQHLELLKKSKKLFFWKKGKDFFRESILGLLREKKLKAEMENRAILREWFDRVDSQKTGNITAAQLKSALAVGNLQFSLSVVQQMIRMYDFDSNGTMSFEEFFELNKFLLKVQQEFSSLERGHGFLVPDEAYEALVKIGFSLDSPAFYTVCESFDRTKSGKLKLDDFISLCIFVQSARNLFNSFDTSKQGRVTLDFNQFVYCTSNCRI; this is encoded by the exons ATGTGGCAAAAACAATTTCCATTCCAACATCTtgaattgttaaaaaaaagcaagaaattatttttttggaaaaagggaaaagacTTTTTCCGAGAATCAATTTTAGGATTATTGAGGGAGAAGAAACTAAAAGCAGAAATGGAGAATCGGGCAATTCTGCGAGAGTGGTTCGATCGAGTTGACTCGCAGAAAACAGGAAATATAACTGCTGCTCAGCTCAAG AGCGCTTTGGCCGTCGGAAACCTTCAATTCTCTCTATCAGTTGTTCAGCAAATGATCAG GATGTATGATTTCGACAGTAATGGAACTATGAGCTTTGAAG AATTTTTTGAACTCAACAAGTTCCTTCTGAAG GTTCAACAGGAATTTTCAAGCTTAGAAAG GGGGCATGGATTTCTTGTTCCGGATGAAGCCTACGAG GCATTGGTGAAAATTGGTTTTTCTCTCGACTCCCCTGCTTTTTACACTGTTTGTGAG AGTTTTGATCGAACGAAGAGTGGCAAACTCAAACTTGACGATTTCATATCTCTTTGTATATTTGTACAGTCAGCCAG GAACCTATTTAATTCGTTTGATACGAGCAAGCAAGGGAGGGTGACTCTCGATTTCAACCAATTCGTTTACTGCA CTTCAAATTGCAGAATATGA
- the LOC125186527 gene encoding ubiquitin domain-containing protein DSK2b-like isoform X1 — MAAEADSTTGVAAIEEVNVNIRCSNGSKFSVKTNLESTVAEFKGVLAQNCDVPADQQRLIYKGRILKDDQTLVSYGLQADHTIHMVRGSAPAAAPSPAPVPTGPGNTTTTPAATQGGGPNPGGTGLAGTGASLFPGLGLGGLGGTGGASGGLFGAGLPEFEQVQQQLTQNPNMMRDIMNMPAIQSLMNNPEIMRSLIMSNPQMREIIDRNPELAHILNDPSVLRQTLEAARNPELMREMMRNTDRAMSNIESSPEGFNMLRRMYENVQEPFLNATTIGGNAATDAGSNPFAALLGNQGGIQTRDGANSTTATETGTAVPNANPLPNPWSNTGGSQTMNATRTNPTGDARPPPNTGLGGLGLPDLGSTGLGDPTAYSQLLQNPAVSQMMQSLLSNPQYMEQIMGMNPQLRSMLDMNPQLREMMQNPELLRQLTSSDMMQQMMALQQQLTRQQSTPEGDQTNQNRGPQNNMGLDMLMNMFGGLGAGGFAVPNAPDVPPEELYATQLSQLQEMGFFDTQENIRALRATSGNVHAAVERLLGNLGQ; from the exons ATGGCTGCTGAGGCGGACTCCACCACGGGGGTTGCGGCGATTGAGGAGGTGAACGTAAACATCCGATGCTCAAACGGCTCTAAATTTTCGGTGAAAACGAACCTCGAATCGACGGTGGCGGAATTCAAAGGTGTTTTGGCGCAGAATTGCGATGTGCCAGCTGATCAACAGCGGTTGATCTACAAGGGCCGGATCTTGAAGGATGACCAAACCCTAGTCAGCTATG GTCTGCAGGCAGATCACACTATTCACATGGTTCGTGGTTCTGCACCAGCTGCTGCACCTTCTCCTGCTCCGGTTCCTACTGGTCCTGGGAACACCACCACCACTCCTGCTGCCACACAAGGTGGTGGTCCGAATCCTGGGGGTACTGGTTTGGCTGGTACGGGTGCATCCTTATTTCCAGGGCTTGGCTTAGGTGGACTAGGTGGTACTGGAGGGGCATCTGGTGGATTATTTGGAGCTGGACTTCCAGAATTTGAACAGGTGCAGCAACAACTAACTCAGAATCCTAACATGATGAGGGACATAATGAACATGCCTGCCATTCAGAGCTTGATGAACAACCCTGAGATTATGCGCAGCCTAATTATGAGTAACCCTCAAATGCGTGAGATAATTGATCGGAACCCCGAACTTGCTCACATTCTGAATGATCCTAGTGTCCTTCGGCAAACATTAGAAGCAGCAAGGAACCCTGAGCTAATGCGTGAAATGATGAGAAACACTGACAGGGCAATGAGCAACATTGAATCATCTCCTGAGGGATTCAACATGCTTAGGCGCATGTATGAAAATGTACAAGAACCCTTCCTGAATGCAACAACCATAGGTGGTAATGCTGCGACTGATGCTGGATCGAATCCATTTGCTGCACTCCTGGGGAACCAAGGGGGCATACAAACTAGAGATGGAGCTAATTCAACAACTGCAACTGAAACAGGAACAGCTGTTCCAAATGCTAACCCACTTCCTAATCCATGGAGCAATACTG GAGGTTCTCAAACAATGAATGCTACCAGAACTAATCCAACTGGCGATGCGAGACCACCTCCAAATACAGGACTGGGAGGACTTGGTCTTCCTGATTTAGGGAGTACAGGCTTGGGTGATCCTACTGCGTACAGTCAGTTGTTGCAAAATCCGGCTGTGTCACAGATGATGCAGAGCTTGCTTTCCAACCCTCAGTACATGGAACAA ATCATGGGCATGAACCCTCAACTACGCAGCATGCTTGACATGAACCCTCAATTGAGAGAAATGATGCAAAACCCAGAACTTCTTCGACAGTTAACTTCGTCTGATATGATGCAG CAAATGATGGCTTTGCAGCAACAACTTACTCGGCAGCAGTCTACTCC GGAAGGAGACCAGACTAATCAAAATAGAG GACCACAAAACAATATGGGTTTGGACATGCTGATGAATATGTTTGGTGGACTCGGAGCTGGTGGCTTCGCTGTTCCTAATGCCCCTGACG TGCCCCCAGAAGAACTGTATGCAACTCAGCTATCACAGCTCCAAGAGATGGGTTTCTTCGACACTCAAGAGAACATCAGAGCACTCCGCGCCACCTCAGGAAACGTTCACGCAGCTGTTGAACGACTTCTAGGAAACCTCGGGCAATAG
- the LOC125186527 gene encoding ubiquitin domain-containing protein DSK2b-like isoform X2 — protein sequence MAAEADSTTGVAAIEEVNVNIRCSNGSKFSVKTNLESTVAEFKGVLAQNCDVPADQQRLIYKGRILKDDQTLVSYGLQADHTIHMVRGSAPAAAPSPAPVPTGPGNTTTTPAATQGGGPNPGGTGLAGTGASLFPGLGLGGLGGTGGASGGLFGAGLPEFEQVQQQLTQNPNMMRDIMNMPAIQSLMNNPEIMRSLIMSNPQMREIIDRNPELAHILNDPSVLRQTLEAARNPELMREMMRNTDRAMSNIESSPEGFNMLRRMYENVQEPFLNATTIGGNAATDAGSNPFAALLGNQGGIQTRDGANSTTATETGTAVPNANPLPNPWSNTGSQTMNATRTNPTGDARPPPNTGLGGLGLPDLGSTGLGDPTAYSQLLQNPAVSQMMQSLLSNPQYMEQIMGMNPQLRSMLDMNPQLREMMQNPELLRQLTSSDMMQQMMALQQQLTRQQSTPEGDQTNQNRGPQNNMGLDMLMNMFGGLGAGGFAVPNAPDVPPEELYATQLSQLQEMGFFDTQENIRALRATSGNVHAAVERLLGNLGQ from the exons ATGGCTGCTGAGGCGGACTCCACCACGGGGGTTGCGGCGATTGAGGAGGTGAACGTAAACATCCGATGCTCAAACGGCTCTAAATTTTCGGTGAAAACGAACCTCGAATCGACGGTGGCGGAATTCAAAGGTGTTTTGGCGCAGAATTGCGATGTGCCAGCTGATCAACAGCGGTTGATCTACAAGGGCCGGATCTTGAAGGATGACCAAACCCTAGTCAGCTATG GTCTGCAGGCAGATCACACTATTCACATGGTTCGTGGTTCTGCACCAGCTGCTGCACCTTCTCCTGCTCCGGTTCCTACTGGTCCTGGGAACACCACCACCACTCCTGCTGCCACACAAGGTGGTGGTCCGAATCCTGGGGGTACTGGTTTGGCTGGTACGGGTGCATCCTTATTTCCAGGGCTTGGCTTAGGTGGACTAGGTGGTACTGGAGGGGCATCTGGTGGATTATTTGGAGCTGGACTTCCAGAATTTGAACAGGTGCAGCAACAACTAACTCAGAATCCTAACATGATGAGGGACATAATGAACATGCCTGCCATTCAGAGCTTGATGAACAACCCTGAGATTATGCGCAGCCTAATTATGAGTAACCCTCAAATGCGTGAGATAATTGATCGGAACCCCGAACTTGCTCACATTCTGAATGATCCTAGTGTCCTTCGGCAAACATTAGAAGCAGCAAGGAACCCTGAGCTAATGCGTGAAATGATGAGAAACACTGACAGGGCAATGAGCAACATTGAATCATCTCCTGAGGGATTCAACATGCTTAGGCGCATGTATGAAAATGTACAAGAACCCTTCCTGAATGCAACAACCATAGGTGGTAATGCTGCGACTGATGCTGGATCGAATCCATTTGCTGCACTCCTGGGGAACCAAGGGGGCATACAAACTAGAGATGGAGCTAATTCAACAACTGCAACTGAAACAGGAACAGCTGTTCCAAATGCTAACCCACTTCCTAATCCATGGAGCAATACTG GTTCTCAAACAATGAATGCTACCAGAACTAATCCAACTGGCGATGCGAGACCACCTCCAAATACAGGACTGGGAGGACTTGGTCTTCCTGATTTAGGGAGTACAGGCTTGGGTGATCCTACTGCGTACAGTCAGTTGTTGCAAAATCCGGCTGTGTCACAGATGATGCAGAGCTTGCTTTCCAACCCTCAGTACATGGAACAA ATCATGGGCATGAACCCTCAACTACGCAGCATGCTTGACATGAACCCTCAATTGAGAGAAATGATGCAAAACCCAGAACTTCTTCGACAGTTAACTTCGTCTGATATGATGCAG CAAATGATGGCTTTGCAGCAACAACTTACTCGGCAGCAGTCTACTCC GGAAGGAGACCAGACTAATCAAAATAGAG GACCACAAAACAATATGGGTTTGGACATGCTGATGAATATGTTTGGTGGACTCGGAGCTGGTGGCTTCGCTGTTCCTAATGCCCCTGACG TGCCCCCAGAAGAACTGTATGCAACTCAGCTATCACAGCTCCAAGAGATGGGTTTCTTCGACACTCAAGAGAACATCAGAGCACTCCGCGCCACCTCAGGAAACGTTCACGCAGCTGTTGAACGACTTCTAGGAAACCTCGGGCAATAG